One segment of Phycisphaerales bacterium DNA contains the following:
- a CDS encoding HD domain-containing protein, which produces MAKRSSPKQQPRPLWQEAAAFAARAHRHQIRKDDKTPYVSHVFRVAMTVSQVFGCSDETVLAAALLHDTIEDTTTDYDDLEERFGREVADTVAALTKNMALPEDEREDEYDARLARADWRARLIKLADTYDNYCDVVNQPKDVQKKKLADSKDKCRRALTLAQADRGNEFSDCATAAVKSLIA; this is translated from the coding sequence ATGGCCAAGCGAAGCTCACCGAAGCAGCAACCCCGCCCCCTCTGGCAGGAGGCCGCCGCATTCGCCGCCCGCGCCCACCGCCACCAGATTCGCAAGGACGACAAGACGCCCTACGTCTCGCATGTCTTCCGCGTTGCCATGACCGTCTCTCAGGTCTTCGGCTGCAGCGACGAGACGGTGCTCGCGGCCGCGCTCCTCCACGACACCATCGAGGACACGACCACCGACTACGACGATCTCGAGGAGCGTTTCGGGCGCGAGGTTGCTGATACCGTGGCCGCGCTCACCAAGAACATGGCCCTGCCCGAGGACGAGCGCGAGGATGAGTACGACGCCCGCCTCGCCCGCGCCGACTGGCGGGCCCGCCTCATCAAGCTGGCCGACACGTACGACAACTACTGCGACGTCGTGAACCAGCCCAAGGACGTGCAGAAGAAGAAACTCGCCGACAGCAAGGACAAGTGCCGGCGCGCCCTCACGCTCGCGCAGGCCGACCGCGGCAACGAGTTCAGCGACTGCGCCACGGCCGCGGTCAAGTCGCTGATCGCCTGA
- a CDS encoding GNAT family protein, with product MSRSTRATALPFAPQAFRPVEVHAPGLVRTARMVLRPLRESDKGEFLRVLSLSRQHLHKFSCLHREGESDAQLFARQLEMCRVGDERGTAWRRVGVLDGGRIAGCFNLNAITRGLTFEADANWWVSADVSGQGLGTEGVAAMIDYALADLPSGLGLHKVQAAIMPGNAASIRLARHVGLRRQASEKVSIRIGDRWELHEVYSRSVLDQPVPAPAVAC from the coding sequence GTGTCCCGATCCACGCGCGCGACCGCCCTCCCCTTCGCCCCCCAGGCCTTCCGCCCGGTCGAGGTCCACGCCCCGGGCCTCGTTCGCACCGCCCGCATGGTGCTGCGGCCACTCCGCGAGAGCGACAAGGGCGAGTTCCTCCGCGTGCTCTCCCTCAGCCGGCAGCACCTGCACAAGTTCTCCTGCCTGCATCGAGAGGGCGAGTCCGACGCCCAGCTCTTCGCCCGCCAGCTCGAGATGTGCCGCGTGGGCGACGAACGCGGCACCGCCTGGCGGCGCGTGGGCGTGCTCGACGGCGGCCGCATCGCCGGCTGCTTCAACCTCAACGCCATCACCCGCGGCCTCACCTTCGAGGCGGATGCGAACTGGTGGGTGAGCGCCGACGTCTCCGGCCAGGGCCTTGGCACCGAGGGGGTGGCCGCGATGATCGACTACGCCCTGGCAGATCTGCCATCCGGGCTGGGGCTGCACAAGGTGCAGGCCGCGATCATGCCCGGCAACGCCGCGAGCATCCGCCTGGCGCGCCACGTGGGCCTGCGGCGGCAGGCGAGCGAGAAGGTCTCGATCCGGATCGGCGACCGCTGGGAACTTCACGAGGTTTATTCCCGTAGCGTGCTCGACCAGCCGGTGCCCGCGCCGGCGGTGGCCTGCTAG
- a CDS encoding beta-galactosidase: MPSVTHDGRSFMIDGRRVWLVSGRIPYARLPRDTWADRIHQAKLAGLNTIETPVLWSRHEPRPGKFDFTGDNDLRHFVDLVGKAGMYCILSIGPFVDSAFDFGGLPAWLREKNTPALRTTGGPFLEACSRFITAVADQIRGWQVTAPGTGGPVLLLQCESEWTCGHETLANSYLGELTRYIREAGLNVPLINSNNLWQGVEGQIDGWSGNTNLLATMRQLASVRPTQPRVVIDLPLSRPWAWGREHDAPLDGWTVQRRLAEVLAGGGQFNISTFCGGTNFGFSAGRLTEGPNAFSTTSTDHGALIDAAGRHTPAYNAVRRLAHAASRFGRVFSNLDLSYQPIAVQPLDALPNGNGKKGKHAEQPEPPAVLHAFGPQGGVAFVFGDPYGIDKRNVPLLLPDGSNLYVPFGNQSVVWCFFNVNISARGRLDYSNLCALGSIGQTLVCYGPAGATAQLSVNGSPMEATVPSDAAPAVVEHEGLTIVLVNEAAADHVFFADDAVYVGLETIAADGHPVPLAGAKALRFGMDGKSKPVPAGHHAKAKPAHEKLGIGQWSTASVDDYIDGTSPRYATIAGPADLTKLGSPTGYGWYRINYKGDGARRAHLMFPSAGDRLHVFCDGKLTSIAGVGPGAGHEAVVGMKKGPQQLVILAENLGRFAGGANLGEGKGLFGDIVEVTALKAGKAKLAGGAPINVLAFRAPLWELSEGDATSPDRLTWTLAHRKKSAVLVHLPMPPQSALLVLNDKPIAYIDRTGPTHVVIPEDQLSRGNNTIQLALVPHADVETEMEDLAGEVHFYDIEGSLTADAEMSFAKWEQPGPTMYTPAKTPKNTHAPTWWKAPFTIDRPEQPLFIEPHGMTKGQLYINGRHLGRYFVATADGRPIPGQDRYYIPSAWLKPEGNELVLFDEHGGNPSKIKLTH, encoded by the coding sequence ATGCCCTCTGTCACCCACGACGGGCGCAGCTTCATGATCGACGGCCGGCGGGTCTGGCTCGTGTCGGGGCGCATCCCCTACGCCCGCCTCCCGCGCGACACCTGGGCCGACCGCATCCATCAGGCCAAGCTCGCAGGCCTCAACACCATCGAAACACCCGTCCTGTGGAGCCGCCACGAGCCCCGCCCGGGCAAGTTCGACTTCACCGGCGACAACGACCTCCGCCACTTCGTCGACCTCGTGGGCAAGGCGGGGATGTACTGCATCCTCAGCATCGGCCCCTTCGTCGACTCCGCCTTCGACTTCGGCGGGCTGCCCGCGTGGCTGCGCGAGAAGAACACGCCCGCCCTCCGCACCACCGGCGGCCCCTTCCTCGAGGCCTGCTCCCGCTTCATCACCGCCGTCGCCGATCAGATCCGCGGCTGGCAGGTGACCGCCCCCGGCACCGGCGGCCCCGTGCTGCTGCTCCAGTGCGAGAGCGAGTGGACCTGCGGGCACGAGACCCTCGCCAACTCCTACCTCGGCGAGCTCACCCGCTACATCCGCGAGGCCGGCCTCAACGTCCCGCTGATCAACTCCAACAACCTCTGGCAGGGCGTCGAGGGCCAGATCGACGGCTGGTCGGGCAATACCAACCTGCTGGCCACCATGCGCCAGCTCGCGTCGGTGCGGCCGACGCAGCCGCGCGTGGTCATCGACCTGCCCCTCTCCCGCCCGTGGGCTTGGGGGCGTGAGCACGACGCCCCGCTCGACGGCTGGACGGTGCAGCGGCGCCTCGCCGAGGTCCTCGCCGGCGGCGGCCAGTTCAACATCTCGACCTTCTGCGGCGGTACCAACTTTGGTTTCAGCGCCGGCCGCCTCACCGAAGGCCCTAACGCCTTCAGCACCACCAGCACCGACCACGGCGCCCTGATCGACGCCGCTGGCCGCCACACGCCCGCGTACAACGCCGTGCGGCGCCTGGCCCACGCGGCCTCGCGCTTTGGGCGTGTCTTCTCGAACCTTGACCTCTCGTATCAGCCCATCGCCGTGCAGCCCCTGGATGCGCTGCCCAACGGCAACGGGAAGAAGGGCAAGCACGCCGAGCAGCCCGAGCCCCCGGCCGTGCTGCACGCGTTCGGGCCGCAGGGCGGCGTTGCCTTTGTATTCGGCGATCCCTATGGGATCGACAAGCGCAATGTCCCGCTGCTCCTGCCCGACGGCTCGAATCTTTACGTTCCTTTCGGCAACCAGTCCGTCGTCTGGTGCTTCTTCAACGTCAACATCTCCGCCCGCGGGCGGCTCGACTATTCCAACCTCTGCGCCCTGGGCTCCATCGGCCAGACGCTCGTGTGCTACGGGCCCGCCGGCGCGACCGCGCAGCTCTCGGTGAACGGCTCGCCCATGGAAGCAACCGTGCCCTCCGACGCCGCGCCCGCGGTTGTCGAGCACGAGGGCCTCACCATCGTCCTGGTGAACGAGGCCGCGGCCGACCACGTCTTCTTCGCCGATGACGCGGTGTACGTCGGTCTCGAGACCATCGCCGCCGACGGCCATCCTGTGCCGCTCGCGGGCGCTAAGGCATTGCGCTTCGGCATGGACGGCAAGAGCAAGCCCGTCCCCGCCGGCCACCACGCCAAGGCCAAGCCCGCGCACGAGAAGCTCGGGATCGGCCAATGGTCCACCGCGTCCGTTGATGACTACATCGACGGCACCAGCCCGCGCTACGCCACCATCGCCGGCCCCGCCGACCTTACCAAGCTCGGCAGCCCCACCGGCTACGGGTGGTACCGCATCAACTACAAGGGTGACGGCGCCCGGCGTGCCCACCTCATGTTCCCCAGCGCGGGCGACCGCCTGCACGTCTTCTGCGACGGCAAGCTGACGTCGATCGCGGGTGTCGGCCCCGGCGCCGGCCACGAGGCCGTGGTGGGCATGAAGAAGGGCCCGCAGCAGCTGGTCATCCTCGCCGAGAACCTCGGGCGCTTCGCCGGCGGCGCGAACCTCGGCGAGGGCAAGGGCCTCTTCGGCGACATCGTCGAGGTGACCGCCCTCAAGGCCGGCAAGGCCAAGCTCGCGGGGGGCGCGCCCATCAACGTGCTCGCCTTCCGCGCGCCCTTGTGGGAGCTGAGCGAGGGCGACGCCACCAGCCCCGACCGCCTCACGTGGACGCTGGCGCACCGCAAGAAGTCCGCGGTGCTCGTGCACCTGCCCATGCCGCCGCAGTCGGCGCTGCTGGTGCTCAACGACAAGCCCATCGCGTACATCGACCGCACGGGCCCCACGCACGTCGTCATCCCCGAGGACCAGCTCTCCCGCGGGAACAACACCATCCAGCTCGCCCTCGTGCCCCACGCCGATGTCGAGACCGAGATGGAGGACCTCGCGGGCGAGGTGCACTTCTACGACATCGAGGGCTCCCTCACCGCTGATGCCGAGATGTCCTTCGCCAAGTGGGAGCAGCCCGGCCCCACGATGTACACGCCCGCGAAGACGCCCAAAAACACCCACGCCCCCACGTGGTGGAAGGCGCCCTTCACGATCGACCGCCCCGAGCAGCCCCTCTTCATCGAGCCCCATGGCATGACCAAGGGTCAGCTCTACATCAACGGCCGGCACCTGGGCCGCTACTTCGTCGCCACCGCCGACGGCAGGCCCATCCCCGGCCAGGACCGCTACTACATCCCCAGCGCGTGGCTCAAGCCCGAGGGCAACGAGCTCGTCCTCTTCGACGAGCACGGCGGCAACCCCAGCAAGATCAAGCTCACGCACTGA